The genomic stretch CGCCTTTGTCCCCGGCAGCCAGGCCGGCGCGTATCAGTTCACCAGCGCGTTGCCGCTCGCGGTGTTGAAGCTCGCTGCGCCGATCATCAATCCGCACCTATAGGGCCATTGCGGACGCCGGCTCGGCCAAGGTCGCCCGCGAGGATGCCTTCCCTCTGCGAGTGCGCATTCCGGCCGGAGTCTGCGGACTGGCGCGAGACAGCGACATTCTCGTCGACCAGATCCTCGCGTGGGACAACGAGCTGTTCCGGCGCGATCTCGGTTCCGTG from Candidatus Binatia bacterium encodes the following:
- a CDS encoding type II toxin-antitoxin system PemK/MazF family toxin encodes the protein MADAGSAKVAREDAFPLRVRIPAGVCGLARDSDILVDQILAWDNELFRRDLGSVPEAVQDEVRRALLEFLDLL